From the genome of Methylocystis heyeri:
CGATCAATGTCGAGCCCGGAGAATTCGCGGTTCGAGGCGAACCACAAATTCTCCCGCCGCCGGCGCGGTTTGGGTTCAGGCGTATTTGTCGTCGTATTTGTGGAATTTGCCGACGTCGACGTCTTCCAGGACGCCGAGAGCGTCATGGGTCAGCACCGCCGCCGAGCAGTAGAGCGAAATGAGATAGGACGCGATGGCCTTGCGGTTGATGCCCATGAAGCGGACCGAAAGACTGGGCGCCACCTCGCCCGGCACGCCCGGCTGAAACAGGCCGATCACGCCCTGTTTCTTTTCGCCGGTGCGCAGCAGCAGGATGTTGGTCTTGCCGTTCTCGTCGATATAGAGCTTGTCGCTCGGCACGAGAGGCAGGCCGCGCCAGGTCAGGAAGGGCGAGCCGAACAGGGTCACCGTCGGCGGCGGCACGCCGCGACGGGTGCATTCGCGTCCGAACGCCGCGATCGCGCGCGGATGGGCGAGGAAAAAGGCCGGCTCCTTCCAGACCCTGGAGATCAGTTCGTCGAGATCGTCGGGCGTCGGCGCTCCGGTCCGGGTCTTGACCCTCATCGACGGCGCCGCATTGGCCAGGAAGCCATATTCGGCGTTGTTGATCAGTTCGGCTTCCTGCCTCTCCTTCACCTTTTCGGTGAGGAGGCGCACCTGCTCCTGAATCTGGTCGTAAGGATGATTGTAAAGATCCGAAACGCGGGTCTGAACGTCGAGAACGGTCGTCACCGCATTCATCGAATATTCGCGCGGCGCGTCTTCATAGTCGACGAAGGTTTCGGGCAGATCGGCGTCGCGGTCCCGCGCGGGGCTGCATTGCACCACGGCGTCGCTCAACGCCGAAGATTCCTTGACGCGGTTCAAGCGGTAGATGCCCGCCTCGACGGGCACCCAG
Proteins encoded in this window:
- a CDS encoding family 2A encapsulin nanocompartment shell protein, whose product is MTTEPEIRRTLSESAARQLANATKTRPQWSGITPRWLVSFLPWVPVEAGIYRLNRVKESSALSDAVVQCSPARDRDADLPETFVDYEDAPREYSMNAVTTVLDVQTRVSDLYNHPYDQIQEQVRLLTEKVKERQEAELINNAEYGFLANAAPSMRVKTRTGAPTPDDLDELISRVWKEPAFFLAHPRAIAAFGRECTRRGVPPPTVTLFGSPFLTWRGLPLVPSDKLYIDENGKTNILLLRTGEKKQGVIGLFQPGVPGEVAPSLSVRFMGINRKAIASYLISLYCSAAVLTHDALGVLEDVDVGKFHKYDDKYA